Proteins from a genomic interval of Trifolium pratense cultivar HEN17-A07 linkage group LG6, ARS_RC_1.1, whole genome shotgun sequence:
- the LOC123887995 gene encoding pentatricopeptide repeat-containing protein At4g20090-like gives MMLLYRTKHAGFCHVFKPSVSFLLCHYSSSSKRTKINPNFKNPKTLSSKSLPPTSSKASISNLSPKTTLYSLLTDLVSCPNDTDTAIDSVLDCYKGELTSKLVLSVLMSYNHLGRAKTLKFFSWAGGKMDFQFDDDVIEYMVDFFGRRKLFDDIKCLLKTIVVHKGQVSSKALSICIRFLGREGRVDEALSLFDEMESVFDCKPDNLVCNNVLYVLCKKQSSEEMIELALSIFHKIESPDTYSCSNMIVGLCRLGRFEAALEIFRKMDNVGVHPTRSAMNVLIGDLCLMSSKEGSVEKVKVTNTRRPYSILVPNMGGNRAAIQPAVEVFSAVVNSGLLPSTYVVFRLMSELCRLGNTGEALKVLRIVEEKKLTCVDEGYSIVIKALCDHRRVEEAGKLFGRMLEIGMKPKLVVYNSVISMLCKLGDLDNANGVFEIMNKNRCLPDSLTYIALIHAHCECKNWKVAYELLMEMLSLGWIPHFHTYNLVDCLLREHNQFDLSVKLERKLENQKLLKLCKEGQLDAAYEKVKLMLEKGVRLSAYARDTFKHEFQKCGKLEIAHELLEKTQRVHEPQRLTELD, from the coding sequence ATGATGCTACTTTATAGAACCAAACATGCTGGTTTTTGTCATGTTTTCAAACCCTCTGTTTCCTTTCTTCTTTGTCATTACTCTTCATCTTCCAAAAGAACCAAAATTAACCCCAAtttcaaaaaccctaaaaccctttCTTCAAAATCACTCCCACCCACTTCTTCAAAAGCTTCAATTTCGAATCTTTCACCCAAAACAACCCTTTACTCATTGCTCACTGACCTAGTTTCTTGCCCTAATGACACTGACACTGCCATTGACAGTGTTTTGGATTGTTACAAAGGAGAGTTAACCTCCAAACTTGTGCTTAGCGTCTTGATGAGTTACAATCACTTGGGTAGAGCtaaaacattgaaatttttctcaTGGGCAGGGGGAAAAATGGATTTTCAATTTGATGACGATGTGATTGAATATATGgttgatttttttggtagaagGAAACTCTTTGATGATATCAAGTGTTTGTTAAAGACAATTGTTGTTCATAAGGGTCAAGTTTCGTCTAAGGCGTTGTCAATTTGTATTAGGTTTTTAGGTAGAGAAGGGAGAGTCGATGAAGCATTGTCATTGTTTGATGAAATGGAAagtgtgtttgattgtaaaccTGATAATCTTGTGTGTAACAATGTGCTTTATGTGTTATGTAAGAAGCAATCATCGGAGGAGATGATTGAGCTTGCACTCTCGATTTTTCATAAGATTGAATCTCCCGATACTTATTCGTGTAGTAACATGATTGTTGGTTTGTGTAGACTTGGTAGATTTGAGGCAGCTCTTGAGATTTTTCGCAAAATGGATAATGTTGGTGTGCATCCAACTCGTTCTGCAATGAATGTTCTTATTGGGGATCTTTGTTTGATGAGTTCAAAAGAAGGGTCTGTTGAGAAAGTTAAAGTTACAAATACACGTAGACCCTATAGTATTTTAGTTCCTAATATGGGAGGAAATAGGGCTGCAATTCAGCCTGCTGTTGAAGTGTTTTCTGCAGTTGTTAATTCTGGTTTGTTGCCTAGTACATATGTTGTGTTTAGGCTTATGTCAGAGCTTTGTCGATTAGGTAATACCGGAGAAGCTCTTAAAGTGTTGAGAATTGTTGAGGAAAAGAAGCTAACTTGTGTTGACGAGGGATACTCAATTGTTATAAAGGCGTTGTGTGATCATCGCAGAGTAGAAGAAGCTGGTAAATTGTTTGGGAGAATGTTGGAGATCGGCATGAAGCCGAAATTGGTTGTTTACAATTCTGTTATATCCATGTTGTGTAAATTGGGAGATTTGGACAATGCGAATGGTGTGTTTGAAATCATGAACAAGAATCGGTGCCTTCCAGATAGTTTAACTTACATTGCTTTAATCCATGCTCATTGTGAATGTAAGAATTGGAAAGTTGCATATGAATTGTTGATGGAAATGTTGAGTTTGGGATGGATTCCACATTTTcatacttataatttggtaGATTGTCTTTTGAGAGAACATAATCAGTTCGATCTGTCTGTTAAATTGGAAAGAAAATTGGAGAATCAGAAGTTGCTGAAGCTGTGTAAGGAAGGTCAACTAGATGCGGCATATGAGAAAGTAAAATTAATGCTTGAAAAGGGTGTTCGTTTATCTGCTTATGCTAGAGACACATTTAAGC